One Amaranthus tricolor cultivar Red isolate AtriRed21 chromosome 10, ASM2621246v1, whole genome shotgun sequence genomic window carries:
- the LOC130825842 gene encoding 40S ribosomal protein S15a-1-like, producing MVRISVLNDALKTMYNAEKRGKRQVLIRPSSKVIIKFLLFMQKHGYIDEFEYVDDHRSGKTFDGCRSLSFVGIRRWK from the exons ATGGTTAGGATTAGTGTGCTGAATGATGCTCTCAAGACAATGTACAATGCTGAGAAGCGAGGGAAGCGCCAAGTTCTGATTAGGCCCTCATCCAAAGTCATCATCAAGTTTCTACTTTTCATGCAAAAGCATG gTTACATCGATGAGTTCGAGTATGTTGATGATCATCGTTCTGGAAAGACCTTCGATGGGTGCCGGAGCTTGAGTTTCGTCGGGATTAGAAGATGGAAGTGA